The DNA region CCCCACTGTGACGATATAAATCCCTATACCATACCTTCGGCGCCACTTTTACAAAAGTTTCTTTAAAACCACAGGCTATTTTCACACTCTAAAAAATCATTATTTAATTTTTTTCAAAAATACCGTAATAAACACTCAGGCTGTATTATATAGCAATATCGGACATAATGAATTTGCAGGGTAAACATGAACAAAGTTTTAAAATTTTTATTCACTCATTTAATCTTGGGCTCAACTTTTCTCATCGCTCAGGATAAACCAAACTTCATATTTATTTTAGTTGATGACATGCCTTGGTTTGGTACTTCCGTTGAGCAAATGGAAGGTGAAAGTGCATCAAAAATGACTTATAGGCGAACGCCGAATATTGCGAGTATCGCAGAAAATGGTATGACTTTTTCAAATGCCTATGCAGCTGCGGGAATGTGTGCCCCTTCTCGATCTTCGATTCAAAGTGGCGTCAGCCCTGCAAAAACACTTTTCAGTGGCAATGGTGGTTTTGGAGAAAAGTCTCCAAAAGAAGTTGAGTATCCCCTCAGCAAAAAAAATGAAAAGTGCCTGCTCATTGAACCCACTCCACTAGGAAATATTAACACCAAGTACCCAACTATTGGAACTTACCTCAAGAATCAAGGCTACGCTACTGCACACATAGGTAAATGGCATATCTATGGTGGTGGTCCGGAAAAACATGGTTACGATGTCAGCTCTGGTGAAACGAGCAATGACGAGGGTTCTCCTAAAAACATCACAGATCCCAATGATCCTAAACGGATCTTTAGCATTACCAAAAACTCTATAAAATTTATTGAAAAACAAACTAATAAAGAAAAGCCTTTCTTTATACAAGTTTCTCACTACGCAGAGCATTCAGCTCAAATGAGCTTACCAGAAACTTTAGCTTCTTACGAAAATGACCCTGCTATTAAGAAGATTAAAGACAAAAAATTCAAAAAAGAAGTTATCACTCACGGTGCCGCTGTAACCGATATGGATACATCGATTGGGATGATCATCGACAAACTC from Lentisphaera araneosa HTCC2155 includes:
- a CDS encoding sulfatase — translated: MNKVLKFLFTHLILGSTFLIAQDKPNFIFILVDDMPWFGTSVEQMEGESASKMTYRRTPNIASIAENGMTFSNAYAAAGMCAPSRSSIQSGVSPAKTLFSGNGGFGEKSPKEVEYPLSKKNEKCLLIEPTPLGNINTKYPTIGTYLKNQGYATAHIGKWHIYGGGPEKHGYDVSSGETSNDEGSPKNITDPNDPKRIFSITKNSIKFIEKQTNKEKPFFIQVSHYAEHSAQMSLPETLASYENDPAIKKIKDKKFKKEVITHGAAVTDMDTSIGMIIDKLKELNILDNTYVIFTSDNGKGLLHDKRILRGSKWSLWEGGIRVPFMIMGPGIEAKSRCSENIIGYDMLPTIYELAGGNTEDMPNVDGESIAPLLTQDESTSFPANRALYFHYPHYRNNTPQSMIIKGDFKLFRFYEIPDQPYLFKLKNDISEEVNLASQMPEKVQELQKNLDEYLESSKAYLPKPNTALAEAVEPVNVDKLFPPLSTMGKFDQETVKKSRKTEKKNEKSKTAKQEVES